A DNA window from Zingiber officinale cultivar Zhangliang chromosome 3A, Zo_v1.1, whole genome shotgun sequence contains the following coding sequences:
- the LOC122053072 gene encoding NAC domain-containing protein 48-like — translation MNGGDLQLPPGFRFHPTDEELVVHYLCQKCAGRPIAVPIITELDLYKFNPWQLPEMALYGEKEWYFFSPRDRKYPNGSRPNRAAASGYWKATGADKPVGSPKPVAIKKALVFYTGKAPKGDKTNWIMHEYRLADVDRSARKKNSLRLDDWVLCRIYNKKGSSAASDQKTSKPAGPQIVRPGPAFSPEDQKPVLMVPPAPAVRQHVPAAELVYSFAPSADSMPRLHADSSCSEHVLSPEKLACEREVQSQPRWRPSDWDRALGFSTAPNSLFNQVEPGLFPSTGTSDPFQDILVYLGKPF, via the exons ATGAACGGCGGGGATCTGCAGTTGCCCCCCGGGTTCCGTTTCCACCCCACCGACGAGGAGCTCGTCGTGCACTACCTCTGCCAGAAGTGCGCCGGCCGGCCGATCGCAGTCCCCATCATCACCGAGCTCGACCTTTACAAATTTAACCCATGGCAACTTCCCG AGATGGCGTTGTACGGGGAAAAAGAGTGGTATTTTTTCTCGCCCAGAGACCGGAAATACCCGAACGGATCGAGGCCGAACAGGGCGGCGGCGTCTGGTTACTGGAAGGCGACCGGTGCGGATAAGCCGGTGGGATCGCCGAAGCCGGTGGCCATCAAGAAGGCGCTCGTGTTCTACACCGGCAAGGCGCCCAAGGGCGATAAAACCAACTGGATCATGCACGAGTACCGGCTCGCCGACGTCGACCGGAGCGCCCGAAAGAAGAACTCCCTTAGG TTGGACGATTGGGTATTGTGCCGAATCTACAACAAGAAGGGCAGTAGCGCCGCATCGGACCAGAAGACGTCGAAGCCGGCGGGTCCGCAGATCGTCCGTCCGGGTCCAGCGTTTAGCCCGGAGGACCAGAAGCCCGTCCTCATGGTGCCGCCGGCTCCGGCGGTCAGGCAGCACGTGCCGGCGGCAGAGCTGGTGTACAGCTTCGCGCCGTCGGCCGACTCTATGCCGAGGCTCCATGCCGACTCCAGCTGCTCGGAGCACGTGCTGTCGCCGGAGAAGCTGGCGTGCGAGCGGGAGGTGCAGAGCCAGCCACGCTGGCGGCCCAGCGACTGGGACCGGGCGCTCGGCTTCTCGACCGCCCCCAACTCGCTCTTCAACCAGGTCGAACCGGGTCTATTTCCCTCGACCGGGACGAGCGATCCCTTCCAGGACATCCTCGTCTACTTGGGCAAGCCCTTTTGA